One window of Methanospirillum lacunae genomic DNA carries:
- a CDS encoding AEC family transporter, whose product MDLLPIIESILTLFILIAIGYIAYRTGVITRSGVTGLSSLLVNITLPCLIIESMQVPVTPDRIHEIVIIFTIELVVYGISFIAAFLVPYFLSGSQFETGVFRFMLIFSNLGFMGYPVCQALFGHESLFYVTLINIPFGLLVFTVGVFLLRPDLARNPDLKRILSPGLVSSLLGLLLFFAGFTIPSPLSDSISMLGSVTTPLAMIVIGALLAPLPFCSMFGDFRIWVVSAFRLGIIPLVVLFLLRPFVSDPLLLSVPVLLAAMPIAANTVLLAEEYGVNAEIASKGVFFSTILSLVTIPGVALFLGAG is encoded by the coding sequence ATGGATCTCCTCCCGATTATTGAGAGTATTCTCACCCTTTTTATACTGATAGCAATAGGGTATATCGCATACCGCACGGGGGTAATCACCCGCTCTGGTGTGACTGGTCTGTCATCACTTCTAGTAAACATCACTCTCCCCTGCCTGATTATTGAGAGTATGCAGGTTCCTGTAACTCCGGATCGTATTCATGAGATCGTGATCATTTTCACGATAGAACTTGTTGTGTATGGAATATCATTTATTGCGGCATTTTTGGTTCCTTACTTTCTTTCAGGCTCACAATTTGAGACCGGTGTATTTAGATTCATGCTTATCTTCTCTAACCTTGGGTTCATGGGTTACCCTGTCTGTCAGGCTCTCTTCGGGCATGAGTCTCTCTTTTACGTGACCCTCATCAATATTCCGTTTGGACTGCTTGTTTTCACAGTAGGTGTCTTCCTTCTTCGTCCTGATCTTGCAAGGAATCCTGACCTCAAGCGTATCCTCTCTCCTGGTCTGGTGTCATCTTTGCTTGGACTTCTGCTCTTTTTTGCAGGTTTTACGATCCCGTCGCCTCTTTCAGACTCGATCTCAATGCTCGGGTCAGTGACCACACCGCTCGCGATGATTGTAATTGGTGCTCTTCTGGCTCCATTGCCATTCTGCTCTATGTTTGGTGACTTTAGAATCTGGGTGGTATCTGCCTTCAGACTTGGTATCATACCTTTGGTCGTTCTTTTTCTGCTTCGCCCGTTTGTTTCAGATCCCCTTCTTCTGAGTGTTCCTGTTCTTCTGGCTGCCATGCCCATTGCTGCCAATACAGTACTTCTTGCTGAAGAGTATGGAGTGAATGCAGAGATCGCATCAAAGGGGGTATTTTTTTCAACAATCCTTTCTCTTGTAACCATTCCGGGTGTTGCCTTGTTTCTAGGTGCCGGGTAA
- a CDS encoding methyltransferase domain-containing protein, giving the protein MDPTSHLRLSLGFVATVMNMLFGTDRGRKNLLSPGAIEILYTSYFSPVCMGDIAGMLGVTPSSATDLVNYLEREGFVRRVQDPDNRRVIRVVPAKKGELWLLETEEKIYGFLESRLSRLPPQERYLFASLCSQFTGVEDEMTFISEISAFKKDRESVKIPLITYKDGNLLRLEEVVDKRYETDPFPYSSKESSVMFEKRVPETVEGIQDEITAAAYDIMQRGLRDAGLLPVDDLIKETQPGDNGLEIGPGPGYYGLEWVKKTDGTTLTGLEISPAMIRLATNNAISYNLNDRVRYQEGNALMMPFEDNLFSLAFSNGSLHEWEDAGSVFLEIHRMLQPGGRVMVTDLKRDLSPEIFSFMQGSCSSEEIKKGFETSVRAAYRKEELEEILFKIPFSSSQVIAHPYGLVVLARK; this is encoded by the coding sequence ATGGATCCAACCTCACACCTCAGGCTCTCGCTGGGGTTTGTTGCCACCGTGATGAATATGCTCTTTGGAACAGACAGGGGACGTAAAAACCTCCTGAGTCCTGGAGCTATTGAGATATTGTACACATCGTATTTTTCTCCGGTGTGCATGGGTGATATTGCCGGAATGCTAGGGGTTACACCCAGCTCAGCAACAGATCTTGTAAATTATCTCGAACGGGAGGGATTTGTCCGAAGGGTCCAGGATCCTGACAACCGGAGAGTTATCAGAGTTGTTCCTGCGAAGAAGGGAGAACTCTGGCTTCTTGAGACTGAAGAAAAGATCTATGGGTTTCTTGAATCCCGTCTTTCCAGGTTACCTCCACAGGAGAGATACCTGTTTGCCAGCCTCTGCAGTCAGTTTACCGGTGTTGAGGATGAGATGACATTTATCTCTGAGATCAGTGCCTTCAAAAAGGATCGGGAGTCAGTAAAAATTCCTCTTATCACATACAAAGACGGGAACCTGTTGCGGCTAGAAGAGGTTGTTGACAAACGGTACGAGACAGATCCATTCCCATATTCTTCAAAGGAATCATCAGTTATGTTTGAGAAACGAGTACCAGAAACAGTAGAAGGAATTCAGGATGAAATCACCGCTGCAGCATATGATATCATGCAACGTGGTCTGCGTGATGCGGGCCTTCTCCCGGTAGATGACCTCATCAAAGAGACCCAACCCGGAGATAACGGTCTTGAAATCGGGCCCGGACCTGGGTATTATGGGCTTGAATGGGTCAAAAAGACTGACGGGACAACTCTTACCGGGCTTGAGATAAGTCCCGCGATGATACGGCTCGCTACAAATAATGCAATCTCTTATAATCTGAATGATCGGGTGAGGTATCAGGAAGGCAACGCTCTTATGATGCCATTTGAGGATAACCTATTCTCTCTGGCATTCTCAAATGGATCGCTCCATGAATGGGAGGATGCAGGATCTGTTTTCTTGGAAATACACCGGATGCTCCAACCAGGAGGGAGGGTAATGGTGACCGATCTAAAACGCGATCTCTCTCCTGAGATTTTCAGTTTCATGCAGGGCAGTTGCAGTTCTGAAGAGATTAAGAAGGGTTTTGAAACATCAGTCCGGGCAGCGTATCGAAAGGAAGAACTTGAAGAGATTCTCTTTAAAATTCCATTCAGCTCATCACAGGTGATTGCCCATCCCTATGGCCTTGTTGTCCTTGCCAGGAAGTGA
- a CDS encoding ROK family protein, translating into MGAIVTRRLREGKTYEDFRKRWFHTTGFASENRMFSLINIEDPREIIVIGLTESSMEDLLEKLRIDVKERLENPLDEVIEPEIGRTFGVMVSEDDFSSEGSIEYSDPSIRGKKTDVSEILGNIQDIRSTFAKAALERDEAKK; encoded by the coding sequence ATGGGAGCAATTGTCACCCGTAGATTGCGGGAAGGAAAAACCTATGAAGATTTCAGAAAGAGATGGTTTCATACAACAGGATTTGCATCTGAAAACCGGATGTTCTCCCTGATCAATATTGAGGATCCTCGAGAGATAATTGTCATCGGATTGACTGAAAGTTCCATGGAGGACCTTCTTGAAAAACTCAGAATAGATGTGAAAGAGCGACTCGAAAACCCACTTGATGAGGTGATTGAACCTGAAATAGGGAGAACATTCGGAGTGATGGTCTCTGAAGATGACTTCTCATCCGAAGGATCCATAGAATATTCAGACCCATCAATCAGAGGAAAAAAGACTGATGTCAGTGAGATACTAGGTAATATTCAGGATATCAGATCTACCTTTGCCAAAGCAGCCTTGGAACGCGATGAGGCTAAGAAATAA